A window of Rhodothermales bacterium genomic DNA:
AGTACTGGACGATGGCATTGTCCAGTTCATCGCCACCCACGCGGATGGATTCATCGATCACGATCCCGTTCAGGGCGATGACGGCAATCTCCGTCGTGCCGCCGCCAATGTCCACGATCATGTTGCCTACCGGCTCGGCCACGTTCAGGCCGATCCCGATGGCCGCGGCCATGGGTTCATCAATCAGATAGACCTGACGCGCACCGGCATGCTCCGCTGAATCCCGGACCGCCCGTTTCTCGACTTCGGTGATGCCACTCGGCACGCACACCACCATGCGGCGGATGGCCGACAGCCAGTTGGTCTGGACCTTCCGGATGAGCTGGCGGATGAGTTGCTCGGCGACCTCGAAATCGGCAATGACGCCGTCCTTCAGCGGGCGGATGGTCTCGATTTCGCGGTGCGTCCGCTCATGCATTTGCTGGGCCTCGTGGCCCACGGCAATGACCTTTCGCGTTGTCCGGTTCAGCGCCACAATGGACGGTTCGTTCAATACAATGCCACGCCCTTTGATGTATATGAGCGTGTTGGCCGTGCCCAGATCAATGGCGACGTCAGTGGCGAAGTTGAACAAAGTCGGAGCGGATAAGGTGGTGGGATGGAACGACGGATCAGTGCAGTACGCGCTGAGCCAGCAATCGTTCTACATCTTTCAGCTCATTCGTGAAACGGGAATCGGTGTCCAGGCGGGCCTGGATGGCCTTGCAGGCATGGATGACGGTCGAATGATCGCGCCCACCGAAGTGCCGGCCAATGGCTTCGAGGGAAAGTTGGGTCATGTGCTTGCAGAAGTGCATGGCGACCTGGCGGGCGTCCACAATGGGACGCTTCCGGCTCTTGCCGATCATGACATTCGGGTCCAGATGGTAGTACTCGGCCACGATGTCCCGGATTTGCGTGGCGGAAATCGTCTTCCGGACGCGGGTCTCAATGAGATCCTGCAGTGCATTCTGGACGAAGGCCAGGTCCAGCTCCTGGTTCGTTATCCGGTTGAGGGCGAAGAGCCGGTTGAAGGCGCCTTCCAGCAAGCGGATGTTGTCTTTCACGTTGTAGGCAATATAGTCGATGACGTCCGGCGCCAGATCCAGGCCGGTGCGCTGGCAGTGGCTCTGCAGGATGGCCGTCCGTGTTTCCAGGTCCGGTGGCTGCACAT
This region includes:
- a CDS encoding rod shape-determining protein; its protein translation is MFNFATDVAIDLGTANTLIYIKGRGIVLNEPSIVALNRTTRKVIAVGHEAQQMHERTHREIETIRPLKDGVIADFEVAEQLIRQLIRKVQTNWLSAIRRMVVCVPSGITEVEKRAVRDSAEHAGARQVYLIDEPMAAAIGIGLNVAEPVGNMIVDIGGGTTEIAVIALNGIVIDESIRVGGDELDNAIVQYFKRNHNLLIGSRTAERIKREVGSAIELDPELELSVKGRDLVSGIPKVRTISSEDVREALREPVGQIAAAVIRCLERTPPELGADILERGIMLTGGGAMLKGLDAMIRGRVDLPVYVAEDPLTAVVRGTGTVLEDIDGYEKVLT